A genomic region of Stenotrophomonas sp. NA06056 contains the following coding sequences:
- a CDS encoding potassium-transporting ATPase subunit F encodes MSPWLSLLCGVLVLVAAAYLLYVVLRPESF; translated from the coding sequence ATGTCCCCCTGGCTGTCGTTGCTGTGTGGCGTGCTGGTGCTGGTTGCCGCCGCCTATCTTCTTTATGTCGTGCTACGGCCCGAGTCGTTCTGA
- the kdpA gene encoding potassium-transporting ATPase subunit KdpA: MTEILAILAASLLLAWPLGLYLAGLMRGTPMKVDVLFHWIEKPLYKVLGVDPSRSMSWRGYVLAFVLSNVVIAVLTQAVFMTQAWLPLNPDQIPNMRWDTALHTMISFLTNTNQQHYSGQAQLSYFSQMTGITGLQVVTPMMGLALAVATLRALFSRAPKSVTSPAAGDDRQVAVGNYYADVVRLCVRFLLPLCLVWTLLLTSQGVPSTMAGGPQATPIDASAGMAQQKLPLGPVAAMVAAKQLGANGGGWYGPNSSFPLENPTPVSNMLEVIGILLVPMAVIFMIGAFTARRRFGALVFSCMLGMSLLSTGAMVWSEGHSASAATPLLMEGKEVRFGADGTALWAAVTTQVSNGSVNGMHDSLSPLSGGLAMVNMLVSAIWGGIGCGLQQFIVYLLLGVFLAGLMTGRTPELFGRKLETPQVRLLALLVLLQPITLLLFTAITLAVPGLAGTSNPGFHGISQVFYEYVSAYANNGSGFEGLGDATPWWNLSCSLVLLLGRFPLLIIPLVVAAQLAAKRQAPESAGSLQIETPTFALTLVSVIVILTVLQFMPALVLGPIADHLSLGLH, encoded by the coding sequence ATGACTGAAATTCTTGCCATTCTTGCCGCCAGCCTGCTGCTGGCCTGGCCCCTGGGCCTGTACCTTGCCGGGCTGATGCGCGGCACGCCGATGAAGGTCGACGTGCTGTTCCACTGGATCGAAAAGCCGCTGTACAAGGTGCTCGGCGTTGATCCTTCACGTTCGATGTCCTGGCGGGGCTACGTGCTGGCGTTCGTGCTCAGCAACGTGGTGATCGCGGTGCTGACCCAGGCCGTGTTCATGACCCAGGCGTGGTTGCCGTTGAACCCGGACCAGATCCCGAACATGCGCTGGGATACGGCGCTGCACACGATGATCTCGTTCCTGACCAATACCAACCAGCAGCACTACTCCGGCCAGGCACAGCTGTCCTACTTCTCGCAGATGACCGGCATCACCGGCCTGCAGGTGGTGACGCCGATGATGGGCCTGGCATTGGCCGTGGCCACGCTGCGTGCGCTGTTCTCACGTGCGCCGAAATCGGTCACCTCGCCCGCGGCGGGTGATGACCGCCAGGTGGCGGTCGGCAATTACTACGCGGACGTCGTGCGCCTGTGCGTGCGCTTCCTGTTGCCGCTGTGCCTGGTATGGACGCTGCTGCTGACCAGCCAAGGCGTGCCCTCCACGATGGCCGGTGGCCCGCAGGCCACGCCGATCGATGCCAGCGCCGGCATGGCGCAGCAGAAGCTGCCGCTGGGCCCGGTTGCGGCGATGGTCGCAGCCAAGCAGCTGGGCGCCAATGGTGGCGGCTGGTATGGCCCGAACAGCAGCTTCCCGCTGGAAAACCCGACCCCGGTGTCGAACATGCTGGAGGTGATCGGCATCCTGCTGGTGCCGATGGCGGTGATCTTCATGATCGGCGCCTTCACCGCGCGCCGTCGCTTTGGCGCACTGGTGTTCAGCTGCATGCTCGGCATGTCGTTGCTCTCTACCGGCGCGATGGTGTGGAGCGAGGGCCATAGCGCCAGCGCTGCAACGCCGCTGCTGATGGAAGGCAAGGAAGTGCGCTTCGGTGCCGATGGCACCGCGCTGTGGGCGGCGGTGACCACCCAGGTCTCCAACGGTTCGGTCAACGGCATGCACGACTCGCTGAGTCCGCTGTCTGGCGGCCTGGCGATGGTCAACATGCTGGTCAGCGCAATCTGGGGTGGCATCGGCTGCGGCCTGCAGCAGTTCATCGTGTACCTGCTGCTGGGTGTATTCCTGGCCGGGCTGATGACCGGCCGCACGCCCGAGCTGTTCGGCCGCAAGCTGGAAACGCCACAGGTGCGCCTGCTGGCCCTGCTGGTGCTGCTGCAGCCGATCACCCTGCTGCTGTTCACCGCGATCACGCTGGCCGTGCCCGGTCTGGCCGGCACCTCCAACCCCGGCTTCCACGGCATCAGCCAGGTGTTCTACGAGTATGTCTCGGCTTACGCCAACAATGGGTCGGGCTTCGAGGGCCTGGGGGACGCAACGCCCTGGTGGAACCTGAGCTGCTCTCTGGTACTGCTGCTGGGCCGCTTCCCGCTGCTGATCATCCCGCTGGTGGTGGCCGCGCAGCTGGCCGCCAAACGCCAGGCGCCGGAATCGGCCGGCAGCCTGCAGATCGAAACACCGACCTTCGCCCTGACCCTGGTTTCGGTGATCGTCATCCTGACCGTGCTGCAGTTCATGCCGGCGCTGGTACTCGGCCCGATCGCCGACCACCTGAGCCTGGGACTGCACTGA
- the kdpB gene encoding potassium-transporting ATPase subunit KdpB, with protein sequence MSSHATANRSSSVASRPALLDAAGLRRALIEAVRKLSPMHLVRSPVMAVVMAGTIVAAIITLTGNAPLGFGLAVTAILLVTVLFGNFAEAVAEARGRGQAASLRRARQDLVARRLASAQAGASETQVPAAELRPGDHVIVSAGELVPADGEIVQGLATINEAAVTGESAPVLREAGTDRSGVIGGTKVLSDQIVVRITAEPGHSFLDRMIALVEGANRQKTPNEIALTLLLAAMTLTFLVVVATLPAIGASVGVKVDPLLLIALLVCLIPTTIGGLLPAIGIAGMNRALAANVLAKSGKAVEVAGDVDVLLLDKTGTITYGDRQASHFHALAGIDADQLREAALLSSLADPTPEGKSIVRLAREQGCTTAEPDQADYLAFSAQTRMSGVDLMHGRQIRKGAADAIRAHVLALGGTVPAELAGRVDQVARNGATPLVVAEGRHVLGVIELSDVVKHGMREKFAQLRAMGIRTVMITGDNPLTAAAIAAEAGVDDYIAEARPEDKLARIRAEQAGGRLVAMVGDGTNDAPALAQADIGLAMNSGTQAAKEAGNMVDLDSDPAKLLAVVEVGKQQLITRGALTTFSLANDVSKYFAILPALFAATVPAMAALNVMQLSSPRNAVLAALIFNALVIPALIPLALRGVRFRPATATALLRRNMLVYGLGGVLLPFAAIKLIDLLLVLVFGA encoded by the coding sequence ATGAGTAGTCACGCAACCGCAAACCGTTCCTCCTCCGTGGCATCCCGCCCGGCCCTGCTCGATGCCGCCGGCCTGCGCCGCGCGCTCATCGAGGCCGTACGCAAGCTGTCGCCGATGCACCTGGTGCGCAGCCCGGTGATGGCGGTGGTGATGGCCGGCACGATCGTCGCCGCGATCATTACCCTGACCGGCAATGCACCACTGGGCTTCGGCCTGGCGGTGACGGCGATCCTGCTGGTCACCGTACTGTTCGGCAATTTCGCCGAGGCCGTGGCCGAAGCACGTGGCCGTGGTCAGGCTGCCTCGCTGCGCCGCGCCCGCCAGGACCTGGTGGCGCGCCGTCTGGCGTCGGCGCAGGCCGGTGCCAGCGAAACCCAGGTGCCCGCCGCCGAACTGCGTCCCGGCGACCATGTGATCGTCAGTGCCGGCGAGCTGGTACCGGCCGACGGCGAGATCGTGCAGGGCCTGGCCACCATCAACGAAGCAGCGGTGACCGGCGAGTCGGCACCGGTGCTGCGCGAGGCGGGTACGGATCGCTCCGGCGTGATCGGCGGCACCAAGGTGCTGTCCGACCAGATCGTGGTGCGTATCACCGCCGAGCCCGGGCACAGCTTCCTGGACCGGATGATCGCGCTGGTGGAGGGCGCCAACCGGCAGAAGACGCCGAATGAGATCGCGCTGACCCTGTTGCTGGCGGCGATGACGCTGACCTTCCTGGTGGTGGTGGCGACGCTGCCGGCCATCGGTGCCTCGGTGGGCGTCAAGGTTGATCCGCTGCTGCTGATCGCGCTGTTGGTGTGCCTGATCCCAACCACCATCGGTGGCCTGCTGCCGGCCATCGGCATCGCCGGCATGAACCGTGCGCTGGCCGCCAACGTGCTGGCCAAGTCGGGCAAGGCGGTAGAAGTGGCCGGTGACGTCGACGTACTGCTGCTCGACAAGACCGGCACCATCACCTACGGCGACCGCCAGGCCAGTCACTTCCATGCGCTGGCCGGGATCGACGCCGACCAGCTGCGTGAAGCGGCACTGCTGTCATCGCTGGCCGACCCGACCCCGGAAGGCAAGTCGATCGTGCGCCTGGCCCGCGAGCAGGGCTGCACCACCGCGGAGCCGGACCAGGCCGACTACCTGGCCTTCAGCGCGCAGACCCGCATGTCCGGTGTCGACCTGATGCACGGCCGGCAGATCCGCAAGGGCGCTGCCGATGCGATCCGCGCCCATGTGCTGGCACTCGGTGGCACCGTACCTGCCGAACTGGCGGGGCGCGTGGACCAGGTCGCACGCAACGGTGCTACGCCGCTGGTGGTGGCCGAGGGTCGCCATGTACTGGGAGTGATCGAGCTGTCCGACGTGGTCAAGCACGGCATGCGCGAGAAGTTCGCGCAGTTGCGGGCGATGGGCATCCGCACGGTGATGATCACCGGCGACAACCCGTTGACCGCCGCCGCGATCGCTGCAGAAGCCGGTGTGGATGACTACATCGCCGAAGCACGCCCGGAAGACAAGCTGGCCCGCATCCGTGCCGAACAGGCCGGCGGTCGCCTGGTGGCGATGGTCGGCGACGGTACCAACGACGCACCTGCGCTGGCCCAGGCCGACATCGGCCTGGCGATGAACTCGGGTACGCAGGCGGCCAAGGAAGCCGGCAACATGGTCGACCTGGATTCGGACCCGGCCAAGCTGCTGGCGGTGGTGGAGGTGGGCAAGCAGCAGCTGATCACCCGCGGCGCGCTGACCACCTTCTCGCTGGCCAACGATGTGTCCAAGTACTTCGCGATCCTGCCGGCGTTGTTTGCCGCCACGGTGCCTGCGATGGCCGCGTTGAACGTAATGCAGCTGTCGAGCCCGCGCAACGCGGTACTGGCGGCGCTGATCTTCAATGCCCTGGTGATTCCCGCCTTGATTCCGCTGGCGCTGCGCGGCGTGCGCTTCCGCCCGGCCACCGCAACGGCGCTGCTGCGCCGGAACATGCTGGTGTACGGCCTGGGCGGCGTGCTGCTGCCGTTCGCGGCGATCAAATTGATCGACCTTCTTCTTGTCCTGGTATTCGGCGCATGA
- the kdpC gene encoding potassium-transporting ATPase subunit KdpC gives MNRSDSPSLSRELKSEARVATLQDGASWRPAIGLGVATLLLAGAVYAGIATGFAGLSFPAQAEGSLLLDGSGQVRASAWLSQPFTGDGYFQARPSAANYDPMAAAGSNLARSNPALAERVAASTATVAAREGVTPAQVPADLVTQSGGGLDPQLSPAAAQLQVARVARARGLPVERVQALVKANTQGRQWGVFGQPRVNVVTLNFALDHAAKAP, from the coding sequence ATGAACCGTTCTGACTCCCCTTCCCTTTCCCGCGAGCTGAAAAGCGAGGCGCGCGTGGCCACGTTGCAGGATGGCGCCAGCTGGCGCCCCGCGATCGGCCTGGGCGTGGCCACCCTGCTGCTGGCCGGTGCGGTCTACGCCGGCATCGCCACCGGCTTCGCCGGCCTGTCCTTCCCGGCGCAGGCTGAAGGCAGCCTGCTGCTCGATGGCAGCGGCCAGGTGCGTGCTTCGGCATGGCTGTCGCAGCCGTTCACCGGCGATGGCTACTTCCAGGCGCGGCCGTCGGCGGCCAACTACGACCCGATGGCAGCGGCCGGCTCCAACCTGGCACGTAGCAACCCGGCGCTGGCCGAGCGGGTGGCGGCGAGTACCGCAACGGTGGCCGCACGCGAAGGCGTAACGCCTGCGCAGGTCCCTGCCGATCTGGTCACCCAGTCCGGCGGCGGCCTCGATCCGCAGTTGTCGCCGGCGGCAGCACAGCTGCAGGTGGCACGCGTGGCCCGTGCGCGTGGCCTGCCGGTCGAGCGCGTGCAGGCGCTGGTGAAGGCCAACACGCAAGGCCGGCAATGGGGCGTGTTCGGGCAGCCGCGGGTGAACGTGGTGACCCTGAACTTCGCACTGGACCACGCGGCCAAGGCACCGTGA
- a CDS encoding sensor histidine kinase KdpD — MNDARTRQANALVEGLQREAGGKLTVFLGAAPGVGKTYAMLTRAQEQLRRGVDLVVGLVETHGRADTQALLEGLPQLPLKEVAYHGHALQEMDLDAVLARHPALVLVDELAHRNAPGSRHERRWQDVMELLDAGIDVWTTVNIQHLESLNDVVMRITGVRVSETVPDGVLDRLHDIVLVDLPPRELIARLQQGKVYVPEQAAQALQAFFSPANLTALRELAMQEAADRVDSSLREARAARGESNLPLRRGVLVAIDGGGQSEYLVRVARRIAERRDAPWTVVTVQGRRQDEATRREIDAAFALARRLGGEAELLHGSSIADALLDHAAHNGVSTLVLGRTRERPLARMFNRTLTQQLIQRGAHYEITIISTPQARARSRREGLLPPMRGFSHEPLQALIATGLACAVAWLVERWVGMADLSMVFIVAVVLVAARTRASVAVMAAILCFLAYNFLFIAPRFTFAIGARQGVITVFLFLAAALVAGRLASRLRMQVIALRAANRHARARQQLGRQLASAAGNGEVAQAGRQALEQAMDVPAWLRIGADTAAGGRSLPGDTDLAAADWALRHGQPSGRFTDTLAGAQWWFLPLLDGEDRAIGVAGLYLPGAQARLLPEQRQLAEAMVDDIAQAALRTRLVAELEQAHVSNETERLRSALLSSVSHDLRSPLAAMIGSADSLASYGAAMDLADRRALLDTILVEGERLDRYIQNLLDMTRLGHEGLKINRDWIGVDELIGSAARRLQRYQPKVRLELDIPATLAPIWVHPALVEQAVFNVMENAAKFSPADAAVQVLARELDGQLRIDVIDAGPGIPDDERARIFDMFYSVERGDRGRHGTGLGLTICQGMIGAHGGSVQALPGRDGRGTLIRITLPLLKPASHDESDPD; from the coding sequence ATGAATGACGCGCGTACCCGCCAGGCCAACGCCCTGGTGGAAGGACTGCAACGTGAAGCCGGTGGCAAGCTCACCGTGTTCCTGGGCGCTGCACCGGGCGTAGGCAAAACCTACGCCATGCTGACCCGCGCGCAGGAACAGCTGCGTCGCGGCGTCGACCTGGTGGTCGGGCTGGTGGAGACCCATGGCCGTGCCGATACCCAGGCGCTGCTGGAGGGCCTGCCGCAGTTGCCGCTGAAGGAGGTGGCCTACCACGGCCACGCCCTGCAGGAGATGGACCTGGATGCCGTGCTCGCGCGGCATCCGGCGCTGGTGCTGGTGGACGAGCTGGCCCATCGCAATGCGCCGGGCAGCCGCCACGAACGGCGCTGGCAGGATGTGATGGAGCTGCTGGACGCCGGCATCGATGTCTGGACCACGGTCAACATCCAGCATCTCGAAAGCCTCAACGATGTGGTGATGCGCATCACCGGCGTGCGCGTCAGCGAGACCGTGCCGGACGGTGTGCTCGACCGTCTGCACGACATCGTGCTGGTCGATCTGCCGCCGCGCGAGCTGATCGCGCGCCTGCAGCAGGGCAAGGTGTACGTGCCCGAGCAGGCCGCGCAGGCACTGCAGGCGTTTTTCTCGCCGGCCAACCTGACCGCGTTGCGCGAACTGGCGATGCAGGAAGCTGCCGACCGCGTCGACAGCAGCCTGCGCGAAGCCCGTGCGGCCCGTGGCGAGAGCAATCTGCCGCTGCGACGTGGCGTGCTGGTGGCCATCGATGGCGGTGGCCAGAGTGAATATCTGGTACGGGTGGCGCGACGCATTGCCGAACGCCGCGATGCACCGTGGACGGTGGTGACGGTGCAGGGACGCCGCCAGGACGAAGCGACCCGGCGCGAGATCGATGCGGCGTTCGCGCTGGCCCGCCGCCTGGGCGGCGAAGCCGAACTGCTGCACGGTTCGAGCATCGCCGATGCGTTGCTGGACCACGCCGCGCACAACGGCGTATCGACACTGGTATTGGGCCGCACCCGCGAACGACCGCTGGCGCGGATGTTCAACCGCACCCTGACCCAGCAGCTGATCCAGCGCGGCGCGCACTACGAGATCACCATCATCAGCACGCCGCAGGCGCGTGCGCGTTCCCGTCGTGAAGGCCTGCTGCCACCGATGCGGGGCTTCAGCCACGAGCCGTTGCAGGCGTTGATCGCCACCGGGCTGGCCTGCGCAGTCGCTTGGCTGGTGGAGCGCTGGGTGGGCATGGCCGATCTGTCGATGGTGTTCATCGTGGCCGTGGTGCTGGTGGCCGCGCGCACCCGCGCCAGCGTCGCGGTGATGGCCGCGATCCTGTGTTTCCTGGCTTACAACTTCCTGTTCATCGCCCCGCGCTTCACCTTCGCCATCGGCGCAAGGCAGGGCGTGATCACCGTGTTCCTGTTCCTGGCCGCTGCGCTGGTGGCCGGCCGCCTGGCGTCGCGTCTGCGCATGCAGGTGATTGCCCTGCGCGCGGCCAACCGCCATGCGCGCGCGCGCCAGCAGTTGGGGCGACAACTGGCCAGCGCGGCCGGCAACGGTGAAGTGGCGCAGGCCGGGCGGCAGGCGTTGGAGCAGGCCATGGACGTACCCGCCTGGCTGCGGATCGGCGCCGATACCGCCGCCGGTGGCCGCAGCCTGCCCGGTGACACCGATCTGGCGGCGGCCGACTGGGCCCTGCGCCATGGCCAGCCCAGTGGCCGCTTCACCGATACCCTGGCTGGCGCGCAATGGTGGTTCCTGCCACTGCTGGACGGCGAAGACCGTGCGATCGGCGTGGCCGGTCTGTATCTGCCCGGCGCGCAGGCGCGGCTGCTGCCCGAACAGCGCCAGCTGGCTGAAGCGATGGTCGATGACATCGCCCAGGCGGCGTTGCGCACGCGCCTGGTCGCCGAGCTGGAACAGGCGCACGTGAGCAACGAGACCGAACGGCTGCGCTCTGCCCTTCTGTCCTCGGTGTCGCACGATCTGCGTTCGCCACTGGCGGCGATGATCGGCTCGGCCGACAGCCTGGCCAGCTACGGCGCGGCAATGGATCTGGCCGACCGTCGCGCCTTGCTGGACACCATCCTGGTCGAAGGCGAGCGCCTGGACCGCTACATCCAGAATCTGCTGGACATGACGCGGCTCGGCCACGAGGGCCTGAAAATCAACCGCGACTGGATCGGCGTGGATGAGTTGATCGGCTCGGCTGCGCGCCGCCTGCAGCGCTACCAGCCGAAGGTACGGCTGGAGCTGGATATTCCGGCGACGCTGGCGCCGATCTGGGTGCATCCGGCGCTGGTCGAGCAGGCGGTATTCAACGTGATGGAGAACGCTGCCAAGTTCTCGCCAGCCGATGCCGCCGTGCAGGTGCTGGCGCGCGAACTGGACGGCCAGCTGCGCATCGACGTGATCGATGCCGGCCCCGGCATTCCCGACGATGAGCGCGCGCGCATCTTCGACATGTTCTACAGCGTCGAACGCGGCGACCGCGGCCGCCACGGCACCGGCCTGGGCCTGACCATCTGCCAGGGCATGATCGGCGCACACGGTGGCAGCGTGCAGGCGCTGCCTGGCCGCGACGGTCGCGGTACCCTGATCCGCATCACCCTGCCCCTGCTCAAGCCAGCCTCCCACGATGAGTCCGACCCCGACTGA
- a CDS encoding response regulator transcription factor gives MSPTPTDASAPAPRVLVIDDETQIRRFLDISLRAQGYQVRQAATGQEGLQMAASEDMDLVILDIGLPDMEGHEVLEQLRQWSQVPVIMLTVRAGETEKVRALDNGANDYVTKPFGTQELMARVRALLRTRSVPTDGTPPLFDDGHLHVDLVRREVAIDGQLVALTRKEYALLSLLLRNAGRVVTQPQILQEIWGPTHQHDTHYLRILVGKLRHKLGDSALDSRYLFTEPGVGLRFKG, from the coding sequence ATGAGTCCGACCCCGACTGATGCCAGCGCGCCAGCCCCGCGCGTGCTGGTGATCGACGATGAAACCCAGATCCGCCGGTTCCTGGACATCAGCCTGCGCGCGCAGGGCTACCAAGTGCGTCAGGCCGCGACCGGCCAGGAAGGCCTGCAGATGGCGGCCAGCGAAGACATGGACCTGGTGATCCTGGACATCGGCCTGCCGGACATGGAAGGCCATGAGGTACTGGAGCAGCTACGGCAGTGGAGCCAGGTGCCGGTGATCATGCTGACCGTGCGCGCCGGCGAAACCGAGAAGGTGCGTGCACTGGACAACGGCGCCAACGACTACGTGACCAAGCCATTCGGCACGCAGGAACTGATGGCGCGGGTACGAGCGCTGCTGCGTACACGCAGCGTGCCGACCGATGGCACGCCGCCGCTGTTCGACGATGGCCACCTGCATGTGGACCTGGTGCGCCGCGAAGTGGCGATCGATGGCCAGCTGGTGGCGCTGACCCGCAAGGAGTACGCGTTGCTGTCGCTGCTGCTGCGCAATGCCGGGCGGGTGGTCACCCAACCGCAGATCCTGCAGGAGATCTGGGGACCCACCCACCAGCACGACACACATTACCTGCGCATCCTGGTCGGCAAGCTGCGGCACAAGCTGGGCGACTCGGCGCTGGATTCGCGCTATCTGTTCACCGAACCGGGCGTGGGGTTGCGGTTCAAGGGGTGA
- a CDS encoding sulfite reductase flavoprotein subunit alpha yields the protein MFKNVLFQLHWLLGISAGAILAVMGLSGAVLSFEDELLRAANPGFAAIAEHHADNQQPLALSELVPLLQAGTERPLQRLRMDASGQRPSVARFAGGKDHWVYFDPYSGERFSALRGQAFFDFVEDLHRHLVAGERGSWITGSCAIALLFFTLSGLYLRWPRRWWHWRSWLAVEWARKGRGFLWSLHSVVGTWVLLIYLMSALTGLWWSFDWYRNGLTRLVGVAPPAKHTLAKDLPLDLHNVEATLYALPGVRQGFIDLRLPEKPGQALNVRVMSADPAQRGGHHDRAHDLLQLDPASGAILDARPYARQGAGGQLTTSMFALHSGSFFGMPGRIVVMLSSLGMCLFFVTGWLLYLDRRRSQRAARALRQTVPAAALHSGGTPWLVVHASQSGLAEQLAWRAAAQLQAAGHGVQVLPLARVTATQLQATTQALFVLSTFGDGEPPDNARRSARQLLAQLPDLAGLRYGMLALGDHQYARFCGFGMQVDDWLVRAGAQPLFPRIDVDAASVVALRQWQLQLSGLTGIDTDDSVLPAATVMHDWRLIDRTLLNAGSVGGQIWQIRLAAPADVDWQAGDILHIAPRHDARHVRAALRAHGLDPLQPVLLDGGTKTLLELASERVLPEPDGDVQVQDAGLWLSGLPPLPGREYSIASCAADGHVELVVRRVHDAAGRAGLGSGWLTLHAPVGSAVAARVHRNPGFHRQPGAPMVLIGNGTGIAGLRSLLREAAHQGEHGHWLLFGERQRAHDFLFADEITRWQADAHLLRLDQAYSRDVDDGGYVQHRLRAAVDELHAWLARGAVIHVCGSLHGMAEGVDQVLREALGDEAVETLLENGRYRRDVY from the coding sequence ATGTTCAAGAACGTCCTGTTCCAACTGCACTGGCTGCTGGGCATCAGCGCGGGTGCCATCCTGGCCGTAATGGGCCTGAGCGGCGCGGTCCTGTCCTTCGAGGATGAGCTGCTGCGCGCAGCCAATCCCGGTTTCGCTGCGATTGCCGAACACCATGCCGACAACCAGCAACCGCTCGCCTTGAGTGAACTGGTGCCGTTGCTGCAGGCCGGCACCGAGCGGCCGCTGCAGCGCCTGCGGATGGACGCTAGCGGCCAGCGCCCGTCGGTGGCGCGCTTTGCCGGCGGCAAGGACCACTGGGTGTATTTCGACCCCTACAGCGGCGAGCGCTTCAGCGCGCTGCGCGGGCAGGCCTTCTTCGATTTCGTCGAGGACCTGCACCGCCATCTGGTTGCTGGCGAGCGCGGCTCGTGGATCACCGGCAGCTGCGCGATCGCCCTGCTGTTCTTCACCCTGTCCGGGCTGTACCTGCGCTGGCCGCGCCGCTGGTGGCACTGGCGCAGCTGGTTGGCGGTGGAGTGGGCGCGCAAGGGCCGCGGCTTCCTGTGGAGCCTGCATTCGGTGGTGGGTACCTGGGTGCTGCTGATCTACCTGATGAGCGCACTGACCGGGTTGTGGTGGTCGTTCGACTGGTACCGCAACGGGCTGACCCGATTGGTGGGTGTCGCGCCGCCCGCCAAGCACACGCTCGCCAAGGATCTTCCCCTGGATCTGCACAACGTCGAGGCCACGCTGTATGCGCTGCCCGGCGTGCGCCAGGGCTTCATCGACCTGCGTCTGCCGGAGAAGCCCGGGCAAGCACTCAACGTACGGGTGATGTCGGCCGATCCTGCGCAGCGTGGCGGCCACCATGACCGCGCACATGACCTGCTGCAGCTCGACCCGGCCAGCGGCGCGATCCTCGACGCACGTCCCTACGCGCGCCAAGGGGCAGGTGGCCAGCTCACCACCAGCATGTTCGCCCTGCACTCGGGCAGCTTCTTCGGCATGCCAGGGCGCATCGTGGTGATGCTCAGCAGCCTGGGCATGTGCCTGTTCTTCGTCACCGGCTGGCTGTTGTACCTGGACCGCCGCCGCAGCCAGCGCGCGGCACGCGCGCTGCGGCAGACCGTTCCGGCAGCAGCACTGCATTCCGGGGGCACACCGTGGTTGGTGGTGCATGCCAGCCAGAGCGGCCTGGCCGAACAGCTGGCCTGGCGGGCAGCGGCACAGCTGCAGGCGGCTGGCCACGGGGTGCAGGTACTGCCGCTTGCGCGCGTGACCGCCACGCAGCTGCAGGCCACCACACAAGCACTGTTCGTACTCAGCACCTTCGGTGATGGCGAACCACCGGACAACGCACGGCGCAGCGCACGCCAACTGCTGGCACAGCTGCCGGACCTTGCCGGGCTGCGCTACGGCATGCTCGCGCTGGGCGATCACCAGTACGCGCGGTTCTGTGGATTCGGCATGCAGGTGGATGACTGGCTGGTCCGCGCGGGCGCGCAGCCGTTGTTTCCGCGCATCGACGTCGATGCCGCATCGGTGGTGGCACTGCGCCAGTGGCAGCTGCAGCTGAGCGGGCTGACCGGCATCGATACCGATGACAGCGTGCTGCCAGCAGCCACGGTGATGCACGACTGGCGCCTGATCGACCGCACACTGCTCAACGCCGGCAGCGTCGGTGGCCAGATCTGGCAGATCCGCCTGGCAGCGCCGGCCGATGTCGATTGGCAGGCCGGTGACATCCTGCATATCGCACCACGCCACGACGCGCGGCACGTGCGCGCGGCACTTCGGGCGCATGGCCTGGATCCCCTGCAACCGGTGCTGCTCGACGGTGGTACGAAGACGCTGCTGGAACTGGCCAGCGAACGCGTGCTGCCCGAGCCGGATGGTGACGTACAGGTGCAGGATGCAGGCCTGTGGTTGTCGGGCCTGCCGCCACTGCCTGGGCGTGAGTACTCCATCGCCTCATGCGCTGCCGATGGCCACGTGGAGCTGGTGGTCCGGCGGGTTCACGACGCAGCCGGCCGCGCGGGCCTCGGCTCGGGTTGGCTGACCCTGCATGCACCCGTTGGCAGTGCCGTTGCTGCCCGCGTGCATCGCAACCCGGGTTTCCATCGGCAGCCGGGCGCACCGATGGTACTGATCGGCAACGGCACGGGCATCGCCGGCCTGCGCAGCCTGCTGCGTGAAGCCGCGCATCAGGGTGAGCACGGTCATTGGCTGTTGTTTGGCGAGCGCCAGCGCGCACACGACTTCCTGTTCGCCGACGAGATCACCCGGTGGCAGGCTGACGCGCACCTGCTGCGCTTGGACCAGGCGTACTCGCGTGATGTGGACGATGGCGGCTACGTGCAGCATCGACTGCGCGCTGCGGTGGATGAACTCCATGCGTGGCTGGCACGCGGTGCAGTGATCCATGTGTGTGGATCGCTGCACGGCATGGCCGAAGGCGTGGACCAGGTGCTGCGCGAGGCACTGGGCGATGAAGCAGTGGAAACGCTGCTGGAAAACGGACGTTACCGGCGCGACGTGTATTGA